In one Nocardia tengchongensis genomic region, the following are encoded:
- a CDS encoding alpha/beta fold hydrolase: MPARRIRRFVLGATLVTAAATLPAGPVHAESPVPDRFTHQTPNWQSCNDKVLDKAGAQCASVVVPLDYANPGGRTLTLGISRVTATDPERRRGILLTNPGGPGGQGLRMPANYLTNLSPDVRAEYDIIGMDPRGIGRSDKVNCTIPVPTILFSAGFDLLGFARDSTVAAGLASACVATDPEKLRFITTRNTARDMDVIRSVLGEQKINFFGASYGTYLGAVYTQLFGDRVDRMVLDSPIDPDRYYIGLYQDMGPINEWALDDWATWAARHDDLYHFGTTPEQVRAWVEDLIRRSAGHEIYGSGFLVDEHTIPMILVALLPNPQFNPNLAEILTMVASGVAGGPIDMDALQSRIFSVVPLDASAMAAIMCGDKAAPRDPGWYYKNVEATRASQPVFGAFANNITACAFWPDPVEPPTEIGNDTPVLLLANVHDTRTAYAEGLALHAKMPQSRLVTLADTRIHASFRDDLSPCVNDTVNTYLATGVRPAADLTCEPDFNWFPK, from the coding sequence ATGCCCGCTCGGCGGATTCGACGGTTCGTTCTGGGCGCGACGCTGGTGACCGCGGCCGCGACCCTGCCCGCGGGCCCGGTGCACGCGGAATCCCCGGTGCCGGACCGGTTCACCCATCAGACACCGAACTGGCAGTCGTGCAATGACAAGGTGCTGGACAAGGCGGGCGCGCAGTGCGCGAGCGTGGTCGTCCCGCTCGACTACGCCAACCCCGGCGGCCGCACCCTGACCCTGGGCATCTCCCGCGTCACGGCCACCGATCCGGAGCGCCGCCGCGGCATCCTGCTGACCAATCCGGGCGGGCCGGGCGGCCAGGGCCTGCGCATGCCCGCCAACTACCTGACGAACCTGTCCCCCGACGTGCGCGCCGAGTACGACATCATCGGCATGGACCCGCGCGGTATCGGCCGCTCCGACAAGGTCAATTGCACGATTCCGGTGCCGACTATCCTGTTCTCGGCCGGCTTCGACCTGCTCGGCTTCGCCCGGGACAGCACGGTGGCCGCGGGTCTGGCGAGCGCGTGCGTGGCCACCGACCCGGAGAAGCTCCGGTTCATCACCACCCGCAACACGGCCCGCGACATGGATGTCATCCGGAGCGTGCTGGGCGAGCAGAAGATCAACTTCTTCGGCGCCTCCTACGGCACCTACCTGGGCGCGGTCTACACGCAGCTGTTCGGCGACCGCGTCGACCGCATGGTTCTGGACTCCCCCATCGACCCGGACCGCTACTACATCGGCCTCTACCAGGACATGGGCCCGATCAACGAGTGGGCCCTCGACGACTGGGCGACCTGGGCGGCCCGCCACGACGACCTCTACCACTTCGGCACCACCCCCGAGCAGGTGCGCGCCTGGGTCGAGGACCTGATCCGCCGGTCCGCCGGCCACGAGATCTACGGCAGCGGGTTCCTCGTCGACGAGCACACCATCCCGATGATTCTGGTTGCGCTGCTGCCGAATCCGCAGTTCAACCCGAACCTCGCCGAGATCCTCACCATGGTGGCCAGCGGCGTCGCGGGCGGCCCGATCGACATGGACGCCCTGCAGTCCCGGATCTTCTCGGTGGTGCCGCTGGACGCCTCCGCCATGGCCGCCATCATGTGCGGCGACAAGGCCGCGCCGCGCGATCCCGGCTGGTACTACAAGAATGTCGAGGCGACCCGCGCCAGCCAGCCGGTGTTCGGGGCCTTCGCCAACAACATCACCGCCTGCGCCTTCTGGCCGGACCCGGTGGAGCCGCCCACCGAGATCGGCAACGACACCCCGGTGCTGCTGCTCGCCAATGTCCACGACACCCGCACCGCCTACGCGGAAGGCCTTGCGCTGCACGCGAAGATGCCGCAGTCACGCCTGGTCACCTTGGCGGACACCAGGATTCACGCGTCCTTCCGCGACGATCTGAGCCCGTGCGTGAACGACACCGTGAACACCTACCTGGCCACCGGCGTGCGCCCGGCCGCGGACCTGACCTGCGAGCCCGACTTCAACTGGTTCCCGAAGTAG
- the rsmA gene encoding 16S rRNA (adenine(1518)-N(6)/adenine(1519)-N(6))-dimethyltransferase RsmA produces the protein MSEPEVAGRGKAALLGPAEVRELAERFGVRPTKQLGQNFVHDANTMRRIVATAGVSRDDTVLEVGPGLGSLTLALLDVVERVVAVEIDPTLATNLPQTVAARAPELADRLTVVPMDAMKVTHADFPAEPTALVANLPYNVAVPVLLHLLAEFPSIRTTLIMVQLEVADRLAATPGGRIYGVPSVKAGFYGNVRRAGTVGRQIFWPVPQVESGLVRIDRFDEAPWPQDEAFRQRVFAVVDAAFAQRRKTLRAALAGWAGSAAEAENRLTAAGIAPTARGETLDTAAFVRLAQQG, from the coding sequence ATGTCCGAACCCGAAGTCGCCGGTCGTGGAAAAGCCGCCCTGCTGGGCCCCGCCGAAGTGCGTGAGCTGGCCGAGCGATTCGGGGTCCGCCCCACCAAGCAGCTCGGGCAGAATTTCGTGCACGACGCCAACACCATGCGCCGCATCGTCGCCACCGCGGGCGTCAGTCGCGACGACACCGTGCTCGAGGTCGGGCCCGGGCTGGGCTCGCTGACCCTGGCCCTGCTCGACGTGGTCGAGCGGGTCGTCGCGGTCGAGATCGATCCGACGCTGGCGACCAATCTGCCGCAGACGGTCGCCGCCCGCGCCCCGGAACTCGCCGATCGCCTGACGGTTGTCCCGATGGACGCCATGAAGGTCACCCACGCCGACTTCCCCGCCGAGCCGACCGCGCTGGTCGCCAACCTGCCCTACAACGTGGCCGTCCCGGTGCTGCTGCATCTGCTGGCCGAATTCCCCAGCATCCGAACGACTCTGATCATGGTGCAGCTCGAGGTCGCCGACCGGCTCGCGGCCACGCCCGGCGGCCGCATCTACGGGGTGCCGAGTGTGAAGGCGGGCTTCTACGGCAACGTGCGCCGCGCCGGAACCGTCGGCCGTCAGATCTTCTGGCCGGTGCCGCAGGTCGAGTCGGGTCTGGTGCGCATCGATCGTTTCGACGAAGCGCCGTGGCCGCAGGACGAGGCCTTCCGGCAGCGGGTGTTCGCGGTCGTGGACGCGGCCTTCGCGCAGCGGCGCAAGACGCTGCGCGCAGCCCTCGCGGGGTGGGCGGGGTCGGCGGCCGAGGCCGAGAACCGGCTCACCGCGGCCGGTATCGCGCCCACCGCGCGCGGTGAGACGCTCGATACCGCCGCTTTCGTCCGTCTGGCTCAACAAGGCTGA
- a CDS encoding glycosyltransferase family 39 protein, which yields MSTTDVAPELVAVEPAADRVQPFAWKGVLAVSLGFAVVLGIPAARINYFGDELYFLAAGRRLAWAYPDQGPLAPFVAHLMDLIAPGSVLALRIPALLLMAAAAVVAAATARELGAGARYQVLAALAYAVSPLAFNQMQLITLTFDIPLQAAIIWLLIRWVRTRQDWLLIVAGVAAAVAFQAKWMMPGVWALLGLGVLIAGPRELLRRPALYVGTLILAVSMIPGIVWQVQHGWVESQMTEIIAQEQYAANTGPLICAIEIAFQCGLIGGLLSIFGLWGLTRLEALRPYRFALIAGLGLLIIVLVENGRSYYVAGFWPALIGAGAFALSTVEARRRIRTAVNALAVVSAVLYTAWMCSIPVPYSWEWARDFTGIDKPITDQAQYWQRESLTGPAGYETFTKAVADAVAGLPEAERKNTAVVGAAYVQASALEEFGRDYNLPPVFSPNRGFGYFGPPSDSYRTIVYLSVDGVGDKDFLAQFESTTVVTKINDPNGLPGLERLMTVYVCREPKHPWADVWSGLQTLTFPSGI from the coding sequence GTGTCAACCACCGATGTAGCCCCTGAGCTGGTCGCCGTCGAACCGGCCGCCGATCGGGTGCAGCCGTTCGCTTGGAAGGGCGTGCTGGCGGTCTCGCTGGGGTTCGCCGTCGTGCTCGGCATTCCCGCGGCGCGGATCAACTACTTCGGCGACGAGCTGTACTTCCTGGCCGCCGGGCGACGCCTGGCCTGGGCCTACCCCGACCAGGGACCGCTGGCCCCGTTCGTCGCGCATCTGATGGATCTGATCGCGCCGGGTTCGGTACTGGCACTGCGGATTCCGGCGCTACTGCTGATGGCCGCCGCGGCGGTGGTGGCCGCCGCCACCGCGCGGGAGCTGGGCGCGGGCGCCCGCTACCAGGTGCTGGCCGCACTGGCCTACGCGGTGTCGCCGCTGGCGTTCAACCAGATGCAGCTGATCACGCTGACCTTCGACATTCCCCTGCAGGCGGCCATCATCTGGCTGCTGATCCGCTGGGTGCGTACCCGGCAGGACTGGCTGCTGATCGTCGCGGGTGTGGCCGCCGCGGTCGCGTTCCAGGCCAAGTGGATGATGCCCGGCGTGTGGGCGCTGCTGGGTCTGGGCGTGCTGATCGCCGGACCGCGCGAACTGCTGCGCCGCCCAGCGCTGTACGTGGGCACCTTGATCCTCGCGGTGTCGATGATTCCCGGCATCGTGTGGCAGGTGCAGCACGGCTGGGTGGAATCCCAGATGACCGAGATCATCGCCCAGGAGCAGTACGCCGCCAACACCGGACCGCTGATCTGCGCCATCGAGATCGCCTTCCAGTGCGGTCTGATCGGCGGCCTGCTGAGCATCTTCGGCCTGTGGGGCCTGACCCGGCTGGAGGCGTTGCGCCCCTACCGTTTCGCCCTGATCGCGGGCCTGGGCCTGCTGATCATCGTGCTCGTCGAGAACGGCCGCTCCTACTATGTCGCCGGCTTCTGGCCCGCCCTGATCGGCGCGGGCGCGTTCGCGCTGAGCACGGTCGAGGCGCGCCGCCGGATCCGCACCGCGGTCAACGCCCTCGCGGTGGTGTCGGCGGTGCTGTACACGGCGTGGATGTGCTCGATCCCGGTGCCGTACAGCTGGGAATGGGCGCGCGACTTCACCGGCATCGACAAGCCGATCACCGACCAGGCGCAGTACTGGCAGCGTGAATCGCTGACCGGCCCGGCCGGCTACGAGACCTTCACCAAGGCCGTCGCCGACGCGGTCGCCGGACTGCCGGAAGCCGAGCGCAAGAACACCGCCGTGGTCGGCGCCGCCTACGTGCAGGCCAGCGCCCTGGAGGAATTCGGCCGCGACTACAACCTGCCGCCGGTGTTCAGCCCCAACCGCGGGTTCGGCTACTTCGGCCCGCCGTCGGACTCCTACCGCACCATCGTCTACCTCTCGGTGGACGGCGTCGGCGACAAGGACTTCCTGGCCCAGTTCGAGTCCACCACCGTGGTCACCAAGATCAACGACCCGAACGGCCTGCCCGGCCTGGAACGCCTGATGACCGTCTACGTGTGCCGCGAACCCAAGCACCCGTGGGCCGACGTCTGGTCGGGCCTGCAGACTCTCACCTTCCCCAGCGGAATCTGA
- a CDS encoding patatin-like phospholipase family protein encodes MIGLPWSRTGPGSFTYCGQYANWGEQSCRVGAGWGGWDRLVGRVDARVSGGGGRSCRGEAAAASSAIPGLMAPVEISGRRCFDGGFRNGLSTDLAEGAAVVIEPLAHFMPGGAGNARVHIVPDAAGRAAIGTDFADATRWADCFAAGAAQAVRAADEIRAIW; translated from the coding sequence TTGATCGGGCTGCCGTGGTCCAGAACTGGGCCGGGATCATTCACATACTGTGGGCAGTATGCGAACTGGGGAGAGCAGAGCTGTCGTGTTGGGGCCGGGTGGGGTGGTTGGGACCGCTTGGTCGGTCGGGTTGATGCACGGGTTTCGGGAGGTGGGGGTCGATCTTGCCGAGGTGAGGCCGCGGCGGCGAGTTCGGCCATTCCCGGGTTGATGGCACCGGTGGAGATCAGCGGGCGGCGCTGCTTCGACGGTGGATTCCGCAATGGGCTCAGCACCGATCTGGCCGAGGGGGCCGCGGTGGTCATCGAACCCCTCGCGCACTTCATGCCGGGCGGCGCGGGTAACGCGCGGGTGCACATCGTCCCGGACGCAGCCGGGCGCGCCGCCATCGGCACGGACTTCGCGGACGCGACACGATGGGCGGACTGTTTCGCGGCGGGTGCGGCGCAGGCGGTGCGCGCGGCCGATGAGATCCGCGCCATCTGGTAA
- a CDS encoding VOC family protein, with protein sequence MPLGHLGVNVTDLAAARHYYDQLMPLVGYDKLLADDTQFAYWPANGKPGTYIFFYPAPEPGYSRNHAGLQHLAFIVPTRADVDRVHKWASANEDEIIHTPQHFPQYPPPYYATFWTGYDGVMLEAVCHRDS encoded by the coding sequence GTGCCCCTGGGACACCTCGGCGTCAACGTCACCGATCTCGCTGCGGCACGCCACTACTACGACCAGCTGATGCCCCTGGTCGGCTACGACAAACTGCTCGCCGACGACACCCAGTTCGCCTACTGGCCCGCCAACGGCAAGCCCGGCACCTACATCTTCTTCTACCCGGCCCCCGAACCCGGCTACTCCCGCAACCACGCCGGCCTCCAACACCTCGCCTTCATCGTCCCCACCCGCGCCGACGTCGACCGAGTCCACAAGTGGGCATCGGCCAACGAAGACGAAATCATCCACACCCCACAACACTTCCCGCAATACCCGCCGCCCTACTACGCCACCTTCTGGACCGGCTACGACGGCGTGATGCTGGAAGCGGTGTGCCACAGGGATTCTTAA
- a CDS encoding chorismate mutase, producing MAADPSRGARLVRRGGLESKGSRFMALEEIRGEIDAIDARIVELLGARQQLVMRAAAFKRNAQEVQAPDRRARMMVRLNELAITHGVEPELVERVYTTLIDGFIELEQRRHEVITASKSTA from the coding sequence GTGGCAGCCGATCCGTCACGCGGTGCTCGGTTGGTGCGCCGCGGTGGCCTCGAATCGAAGGGATCGAGGTTCATGGCTCTGGAGGAAATTCGCGGCGAGATCGACGCCATCGACGCGCGAATCGTTGAATTGCTCGGTGCGCGACAGCAATTGGTGATGCGGGCGGCCGCGTTCAAACGCAATGCGCAAGAGGTGCAGGCCCCGGACCGGCGCGCTCGGATGATGGTTCGCCTGAATGAACTGGCGATCACTCACGGCGTGGAGCCGGAGCTCGTCGAGCGGGTCTACACGACCTTGATCGACGGATTCATCGAACTCGAGCAGCGCCGGCACGAGGTGATCACCGCCTCGAAATCCACCGCCTAG
- a CDS encoding Scr1 family TA system antitoxin-like transcriptional regulator, translating to MEMADNTIRVLPFRTGLPLGVGIAPFVILDFAPDVRGGVEPTIVFAENYTGGMYFEERGDVDRYRAAHLTLRDAALGADISRTLLREAARSFENER from the coding sequence CTGGAGATGGCCGACAACACGATCAGAGTGCTGCCGTTTCGAACCGGGCTCCCGCTCGGGGTGGGCATCGCGCCCTTCGTGATTCTCGACTTCGCGCCGGACGTGCGTGGCGGTGTGGAACCGACCATTGTCTTCGCCGAGAATTACACCGGCGGAATGTATTTCGAAGAACGGGGCGACGTCGATCGGTACCGCGCGGCACACCTGACTTTGAGGGATGCCGCGCTCGGGGCCGATATCAGCCGGACGCTCCTGCGGGAAGCAGCGAGGAGTTTCGAAAATGAACGATGA
- a CDS encoding DUF397 domain-containing protein translates to MNDELSLAEWFKSSRSGGGQECVEVAFLHRGGVGVRDSKDPGGPALVFSGEQWDRFLASGVWAG, encoded by the coding sequence ATGAACGATGAACTGTCCCTGGCCGAATGGTTCAAATCGAGCCGCTCCGGCGGCGGTCAGGAGTGTGTCGAGGTCGCATTCCTGCACCGGGGCGGGGTCGGGGTGCGTGATTCCAAGGATCCCGGCGGTCCCGCGCTCGTGTTCTCCGGTGAGCAGTGGGACCGCTTCCTCGCCAGCGGCGTTTGGGCGGGCTGA
- a CDS encoding LpqN/LpqT family lipoprotein: protein MTTIAEYLAAAQIQAAPVDPAAPGAPKVTVGVPEGWQQVPPQMFPGSYGVWTQPPANGWADNTVLLVATFTPAVDPAELLSHAFADARQLPAWQDIDTDTADFDGLPSAAITGTYEVQNLTLWAYNRYIIVNSDSAQYLVQLTITTRNDSDGTAPTTILEGLSISA, encoded by the coding sequence TTGACCACCATCGCCGAATACCTGGCCGCCGCCCAGATCCAGGCCGCACCGGTCGACCCCGCGGCCCCCGGCGCGCCGAAGGTCACCGTCGGCGTCCCCGAAGGCTGGCAGCAGGTACCCCCGCAGATGTTCCCCGGCTCCTACGGCGTCTGGACCCAGCCCCCCGCGAACGGCTGGGCCGACAACACCGTCCTGTTGGTCGCCACCTTCACCCCCGCCGTCGACCCGGCCGAACTCCTCTCCCACGCCTTCGCCGACGCCCGCCAGCTCCCCGCCTGGCAGGACATCGACACCGACACCGCCGACTTCGACGGCCTCCCCTCCGCCGCCATCACCGGCACCTACGAAGTCCAGAACCTCACCCTCTGGGCCTACAACCGCTACATCATCGTCAACTCCGACTCGGCCCAATACCTGGTCCAACTCACCATCACCACCCGCAACGACAGCGACGGCACCGCCCCCACCACCATCCTCGAGGGCTTGTCGATCTCGGCCTGA
- a CDS encoding cation-translocating P-type ATPase, which produces MSAPAPERSIELDIGGMTCASCAARIEKKLNRMDGVTASVNYATEKAKVSFPETVSTDDLIAKVVDTGYTAAVHHTEPVKTEAGAAEPGPSAADLLRHKLLVTLALAVPVVAMGMFPVFQFTNWQWLSLTLTAPIVVWSASQFHRAAWVNAKHGAATMDTLISLGTLAAFSWSVYALFWGNAGMPGMKHPFSFAIERGDSSSALYFEVAATLVTAILAGRYFEVRSKEKAGSALRALLELGAKDVSVLRGGVETRIPTAELRVGEEFLVRPGEKVATDGVVVSGNSALDMSMLTGESVPVEAGPGDQVVGATVNAGGLLTVRATRVGADTQLAQMASLVEDAQNGKAPVQRLADRVAGVFVPIVIAIAVAALGFWLGTGSAVATAFGAAVAVLIIACPCALGLATPTALLVGTGRGAQLGILIKGPQVLESTRRIDTVVLDKTGTVTTGKMTLAEVIPAGGVAVDELLSVAAAVEHGSEHPVAKAVVAGAAERGLDTEQVEQFVSHGGKGVQGLVGERAVVIGRIELMSDWSVDVPESLADAKTRAEQAGQTAIVVAWDGKARGVLVIADAVKPTSAQAISEMKALGLTPVLLTGDNAATARTVADQVGISEVIAEVLPSDKLDVVKQLQDQGKVVAMVGDGVNDAAALAQADLGLAMGTGTDVAIQAADLTLVRDDLRAVPTSIKLSRATLRTIKGNLFWAFGYNVAAIPLAAAGLLNPMLAGAAMALSSVFVVSNSLRLRRFRG; this is translated from the coding sequence ATGAGCGCGCCCGCACCCGAGCGTTCGATCGAACTCGATATCGGTGGGATGACCTGCGCCTCCTGCGCGGCCCGGATCGAGAAGAAGCTCAACCGGATGGACGGCGTCACCGCCTCCGTCAACTACGCGACCGAGAAGGCGAAGGTCAGCTTCCCCGAAACGGTGAGCACCGACGACCTCATCGCCAAGGTCGTCGACACGGGCTACACCGCGGCCGTGCACCACACCGAACCGGTGAAAACCGAGGCGGGCGCGGCCGAGCCGGGGCCGTCGGCGGCGGATCTGTTGCGGCACAAGCTGCTGGTGACGCTCGCGCTGGCGGTGCCCGTGGTCGCCATGGGCATGTTCCCGGTGTTCCAGTTCACCAACTGGCAGTGGCTCTCGCTCACCCTGACCGCGCCCATCGTGGTCTGGAGCGCTTCGCAATTCCACCGGGCCGCCTGGGTGAACGCCAAACACGGCGCGGCCACCATGGACACGCTGATCTCGCTGGGCACCCTGGCCGCTTTCAGCTGGTCGGTGTACGCCCTGTTCTGGGGCAACGCGGGCATGCCCGGGATGAAGCACCCGTTCAGTTTCGCCATCGAGCGCGGCGATTCGTCCTCGGCGCTGTACTTCGAGGTCGCCGCCACCCTGGTCACGGCCATCCTCGCGGGACGCTACTTCGAGGTGCGGTCCAAGGAGAAGGCTGGATCCGCGCTACGCGCCCTGCTGGAACTGGGCGCCAAGGATGTGTCGGTACTGCGCGGCGGGGTCGAAACCCGCATCCCCACCGCCGAACTGCGGGTCGGCGAGGAATTCCTGGTTCGGCCAGGCGAGAAGGTCGCCACCGACGGTGTTGTGGTGAGCGGCAATTCGGCGCTCGACATGAGCATGCTGACCGGCGAATCGGTGCCCGTCGAAGCGGGACCCGGCGACCAGGTGGTCGGCGCGACGGTGAACGCGGGCGGACTGCTGACCGTGCGCGCCACCCGCGTCGGCGCGGACACCCAACTGGCGCAGATGGCTTCGCTGGTCGAGGACGCGCAGAACGGCAAAGCGCCCGTGCAGCGGCTCGCCGATCGGGTGGCGGGCGTGTTCGTGCCGATCGTCATCGCGATCGCGGTGGCGGCGCTGGGCTTCTGGCTCGGCACCGGCTCGGCCGTGGCGACCGCGTTCGGGGCGGCCGTCGCGGTGCTGATCATCGCCTGCCCGTGCGCCCTCGGACTGGCCACGCCCACCGCGCTGCTGGTCGGCACCGGGCGCGGCGCGCAGCTGGGGATCCTGATCAAGGGCCCGCAGGTGCTGGAATCGACGCGGCGCATCGACACCGTGGTGCTGGACAAGACCGGCACCGTCACCACCGGCAAAATGACGCTGGCGGAAGTGATTCCGGCGGGCGGCGTGGCGGTCGACGAGTTGTTGTCGGTGGCCGCGGCCGTCGAGCACGGCTCCGAGCACCCGGTCGCCAAGGCCGTGGTCGCCGGTGCGGCCGAGCGCGGACTCGACACCGAACAGGTGGAGCAGTTCGTCAGCCACGGCGGCAAGGGCGTACAGGGTCTGGTCGGCGAACGCGCGGTGGTGATCGGGCGCATCGAGCTGATGTCGGACTGGTCGGTCGACGTGCCGGAATCCTTGGCGGACGCCAAGACTCGCGCCGAACAGGCCGGGCAGACCGCCATCGTGGTGGCGTGGGACGGCAAGGCGCGCGGCGTGCTCGTCATCGCCGACGCCGTGAAACCCACCAGCGCCCAGGCGATCTCGGAGATGAAGGCGCTCGGCCTCACCCCCGTGCTGTTGACCGGTGACAATGCCGCCACCGCGCGCACCGTCGCCGATCAGGTGGGCATCTCGGAGGTCATCGCCGAGGTGCTGCCCAGCGACAAGCTCGACGTGGTGAAGCAGCTGCAGGATCAGGGCAAGGTGGTCGCCATGGTCGGCGACGGCGTCAACGACGCGGCCGCCCTGGCCCAGGCCGACCTCGGTCTGGCCATGGGCACCGGCACCGACGTCGCCATCCAGGCCGCCGACCTCACCCTGGTCCGCGACGACCTGCGGGCCGTACCCACCTCGATCAAGCTGTCCCGCGCCACCCTGCGCACCATCAAGGGCAACCTGTTCTGGGCCTTCGGCTACAACGTGGCAGCGATCCCGCTGGCCGCCGCCGGCCTGCTGAACCCGATGCTCGCCGGTGCCGCCATGGCCCTGTCCAGCGTCTTCGTGGTCAGCAACAGCCTGCGCCTGCGCCGCTTCCGCGGATGA
- a CDS encoding heavy-metal-associated domain-containing protein has product MATSTYTVTGMTCGHCVGSVQKEIGKIDGVTSVDVDLASGRVQIESAAPLTDADVIAAVDEAGYEVAR; this is encoded by the coding sequence ATGGCCACCAGCACCTACACCGTCACCGGAATGACATGCGGCCACTGCGTCGGTTCGGTGCAGAAGGAGATCGGCAAGATCGACGGCGTCACCAGCGTCGATGTCGACCTCGCCAGCGGCCGGGTCCAGATCGAGTCGGCCGCGCCGCTCACCGACGCCGACGTGATCGCCGCCGTCGACGAAGCGGGTTACGAGGTGGCCAGGTGA
- a CDS encoding 4-(cytidine 5'-diphospho)-2-C-methyl-D-erythritol kinase, producing MLSVVPSPVVVRAPAKVNLHLGVGDLREDGYHDLVTVFQALSLSDDVHITPSTTLRVKVTGEGAEDVPTDRGNLVWQAAVKLADLGGRAPLVDFAISKGIPVAGGMAGGSADCAAALVGLNDLWELGLGRAELSDIAAELGSDIPFSLHGGTALGRGRGEKLLPVLSRNTFHWVLALAKDGLSTPAVFKELDRLREAGDPPRLGSPEDLLQALASGEATQLAPLLGNDLQAAALSLKPELRRTLRAGVGAGALAGIVSGSGPTCAFLCESEEAAVTVAAELAGAGVSRSVRTAHGPVPGARRITDPPDAAKR from the coding sequence GTGCTCTCAGTTGTGCCCAGCCCCGTCGTCGTGCGCGCGCCCGCGAAGGTGAATCTGCACCTCGGAGTGGGCGACCTGCGTGAGGACGGCTACCACGACCTGGTCACCGTGTTCCAGGCGTTGTCGCTCAGCGACGACGTCCACATCACGCCGTCCACCACCCTGCGCGTGAAGGTCACCGGCGAAGGCGCCGAGGACGTGCCCACCGACCGCGGCAACCTGGTCTGGCAGGCGGCGGTGAAGCTGGCCGACCTGGGCGGCCGCGCACCCCTGGTGGACTTCGCGATCAGCAAGGGCATTCCGGTGGCGGGCGGCATGGCCGGGGGCAGCGCGGACTGCGCGGCGGCCCTGGTCGGGCTGAACGACCTGTGGGAGCTCGGCCTCGGCCGCGCCGAATTGTCCGATATCGCAGCCGAACTCGGCAGCGACATCCCCTTCTCCCTGCACGGCGGCACCGCCCTGGGCCGCGGCCGCGGCGAGAAACTGCTTCCCGTCCTGTCCCGCAACACCTTTCACTGGGTGCTGGCACTGGCCAAGGACGGCCTGTCCACCCCGGCCGTGTTCAAGGAACTCGACCGCCTGCGCGAGGCCGGCGACCCGCCCCGGCTCGGCAGCCCGGAGGATCTGCTCCAGGCCCTGGCCTCCGGCGAGGCGACCCAGCTCGCCCCGCTGCTCGGCAACGACCTCCAGGCCGCCGCGCTGTCACTGAAACCCGAGCTGCGGCGCACCCTGCGCGCGGGCGTCGGCGCGGGAGCCCTCGCGGGCATCGTCTCCGGCTCCGGCCCGACCTGCGCATTCCTCTGTGAAAGCGAGGAGGCCGCGGTCACCGTCGCCGCCGAACTCGCGGGCGCGGGGGTATCCCGCAGCGTCCGCACCGCCCACGGCCCGGTCCCGGGCGCGCGCCGGATCACCGATCCGCCGGATGCCGCCAAGCGCTGA